One window of the Microvirga mediterraneensis genome contains the following:
- a CDS encoding septal ring lytic transglycosylase RlpA family protein, producing MFLPQAASAEPAGSTGKVIQSGRASWYGPGFHGRRTASGETFNTNDLTAAHRTLPFGTKVRVVNKRTGRSVVVRINDRGPYAHGRVIDLSKASAQAIGLSGVASVDVAQL from the coding sequence ATCTTCTTACCCCAAGCTGCCTCCGCCGAACCGGCGGGATCTACCGGTAAAGTCATTCAGAGCGGCCGCGCTTCCTGGTATGGGCCAGGCTTCCACGGCCGGCGGACCGCGAGCGGCGAAACCTTCAACACCAACGATTTGACCGCCGCGCACCGCACCCTGCCCTTCGGCACGAAGGTCCGGGTCGTGAACAAGAGGACTGGCAGGTCAGTGGTGGTTCGTATCAACGATCGTGGTCCTTATGCCCACGGACGTGTCATCGATCTGTCAAAAGCCTCCGCGCAGGCGATCGGGCTTTCCGGCGTCGCCTCGGTGGACGTCGCCCAGCTTTAA
- a CDS encoding MFS transporter, translating to MLEQLPETPSRLVSGTPAFRRLNLALFAAGFSTFAILYCVQPLLPEFSQEFHVSAAVSSLSLSLSTGLLAVAMLVAGSLSEVWGRKPVMVASLFASAFLTLLSAAAPNWTGLLLARMAIGITLSGLPAVAMAYVSEEVDPKSIGLAMGLFIGGNAVGGMAGRIISGVLTDLGSWRLAIGLIGIVGLASAIAAWRSLPASAHFHPRPARPGQLLRSFGEHLRDPGLRALFAEAFLLMGGFVTIYNYLGYRLTEAPYSLSQSAIGAIFSAYLIGTLSSAWIGELAGRLGRRRVLWAMIAIMLAGLALTLFHHLTLILAGIVAVTFGFFGAHSIASSWVGNRALGAKAQASALYLFCYYLGSSAVGTLGGVFWTHGGWAGVSALVALLLIAALVLALRLMVLPPREAKRPPGQ from the coding sequence ATGCTGGAGCAATTGCCGGAAACGCCGAGCCGCCTGGTGAGCGGAACGCCTGCCTTCCGTCGATTGAACTTGGCTTTGTTCGCCGCCGGCTTCTCGACTTTTGCCATTCTCTACTGCGTCCAGCCCCTGCTGCCGGAATTCTCGCAGGAGTTTCATGTCAGTGCGGCGGTCAGCAGCCTGTCCCTGTCGCTATCGACCGGCCTTCTCGCGGTCGCGATGCTGGTGGCCGGTTCCTTATCGGAGGTCTGGGGCCGCAAGCCCGTCATGGTGGCCTCGCTGTTCGCCTCGGCATTCCTGACCTTGCTGTCCGCCGCGGCCCCGAACTGGACCGGCCTGCTCCTCGCCCGCATGGCGATCGGCATCACCCTGAGCGGCCTTCCCGCCGTCGCCATGGCCTATGTGAGCGAGGAAGTGGACCCGAAATCCATCGGCCTCGCCATGGGGCTGTTCATCGGCGGCAATGCGGTCGGCGGCATGGCCGGGCGGATCATCAGCGGCGTGCTGACGGATCTCGGTTCATGGCGTCTGGCCATCGGGCTGATCGGAATCGTGGGGTTGGCCTCGGCCATCGCGGCCTGGCGCAGCCTGCCGGCCTCGGCTCATTTTCACCCCCGTCCGGCGCGTCCAGGGCAGTTGCTGCGCTCCTTCGGGGAGCATCTGAGGGACCCGGGCCTGCGCGCCCTGTTCGCGGAAGCCTTCCTCCTCATGGGCGGGTTCGTGACGATCTACAATTATCTTGGCTATCGCCTGACGGAAGCTCCCTATTCCCTGAGCCAATCGGCCATCGGGGCAATCTTCTCCGCCTACCTGATCGGCACCCTGAGCTCGGCCTGGATCGGGGAACTAGCCGGGCGCCTGGGCCGCAGGCGGGTTCTCTGGGCCATGATCGCGATCATGCTTGCCGGGTTGGCGCTCACGCTCTTCCATCACCTTACGCTCATCCTGGCCGGGATCGTGGCCGTCACCTTCGGCTTCTTCGGGGCCCATTCCATCGCCAGCAGCTGGGTCGGCAACCGGGCTCTGGGCGCGAAGGCGCAGGCCTCGGCCCTGTACCTATTCTGTTACTATCTCGGCTCCAGCGCGGTCGGCACGCTCGGCGGCGTGTTCTGGACCCATGGGGGCTGGGCCGGGGTTTCGGCCCTCGTGGCCCTCCTGCTGATCGCGGCGCTCGTCCTGGCCCTTCGACTGATGGTTCTTCCCCCAAGGGAAGCCAAGCGGCCTCCCGGGCAATAA
- a CDS encoding DMT family transporter: MTSAPAARDNAAPETPGMPASPLRGILFLIASTVVFSVADVITKQLASTLPPPEVAWMRYVTFALVIIPVVLIKGGPALFCSQRPGLQVVRGLGMVGSSIMFIQSLPHLPVADATAIFFVSPILIMALSVLFLGETVGWRRWTAAAIGLIGVMIVVRPGTGAFQPAAFLPIVSASSWAVGAVVTRKITGDHALTTLAYSASVGSIVLSALLPFNWVTPNGTEIALGLCMGVLFAIGHWFVVMAYRHGNASLIAPFSYVQLIWAGALGYLVFGSLPDSWTITGAGLICMSGFYTAYRERIRAMQKKFSA; this comes from the coding sequence ATGACCTCCGCCCCCGCTGCTCGGGACAATGCGGCGCCGGAGACGCCCGGCATGCCCGCCTCTCCGTTACGGGGCATCCTGTTCCTGATCGCATCCACGGTCGTATTTTCCGTAGCGGACGTCATCACCAAGCAGCTCGCCTCCACTCTGCCGCCGCCGGAAGTGGCCTGGATGCGCTACGTCACCTTTGCGCTCGTCATCATTCCCGTCGTGCTGATCAAGGGCGGACCGGCCCTTTTCTGCTCCCAGCGGCCTGGCCTCCAGGTGGTCAGGGGGCTGGGCATGGTGGGCTCTTCGATCATGTTCATCCAGAGCCTGCCTCATCTGCCCGTGGCCGATGCGACCGCCATCTTCTTCGTCTCGCCGATCCTGATCATGGCCCTGTCGGTGCTCTTCCTGGGAGAGACCGTCGGCTGGCGGCGCTGGACGGCCGCCGCGATCGGGTTGATCGGGGTGATGATCGTCGTGCGGCCCGGCACGGGCGCCTTCCAGCCGGCGGCCTTCCTGCCGATCGTCAGCGCTTCGAGCTGGGCCGTCGGCGCCGTGGTCACCCGCAAGATCACGGGCGACCATGCGCTTACGACGCTCGCCTATTCAGCCTCGGTCGGCAGCATCGTGCTGAGCGCGCTCCTGCCCTTCAACTGGGTGACGCCGAACGGAACCGAGATCGCGCTGGGCCTGTGCATGGGCGTTTTGTTCGCCATCGGCCACTGGTTCGTGGTCATGGCCTATCGCCATGGCAACGCGTCGCTGATCGCGCCGTTCTCCTATGTCCAGCTGATCTGGGCAGGCGCGCTCGGCTATCTGGTATTCGGATCGCTGCCGGATTCCTGGACGATCACGGGTGCCGGCCTCATCTGCATGAGCGGCTTCTACACGGCCTATCGCGAGCGCATCCGCGCCATGCAGAAGAAGTTTTCCGCCTGA
- a CDS encoding cold-shock protein → MISGTVKFYNDQKGFGFIQPDDGSKDVFVHATALERAGIRGLREGQKVSFDTAADRRSGKVAVNNIQTA, encoded by the coding sequence ATGATTTCGGGCACCGTGAAGTTCTACAACGATCAAAAAGGCTTCGGCTTCATCCAGCCGGACGACGGCAGCAAGGACGTGTTCGTGCACGCCACCGCGCTCGAGCGCGCCGGCATCCGCGGCCTGCGCGAGGGCCAGAAGGTGTCCTTCGACACCGCCGCGGACCGCCGCTCCGGCAAGGTCGCCGTCAACAACATCCAAACGGCGTAA
- a CDS encoding class I SAM-dependent methyltransferase encodes MQDSQPSGVYGTPPAELAETPNGAIQFSPLIPGSERLEEQGEGALGSMVVLAPPGTVERRYTTALALRALAPGGSLTILAPKDKGGSRIAKELKAFGCDVAETSRRHHRICACPRPALLTGIQEALAEGGPRLDEGLGLWTWPGVFSWNRLDPGSALLEQSLTALSGRGADFGCGIGILARAILAFPKVEHLAMIDIDRRAVDMAARNIGDPRAELRWADIRSGTGMKGLDFAVMNPPFHDGGAEDQSLGQAFIRRAAEALRPGGVLWLVANRHLPYEAVLRSLFKRVTPKVEANGYKIYEAVK; translated from the coding sequence TTGCAAGATTCACAACCAAGCGGCGTCTACGGCACGCCACCGGCCGAACTGGCCGAAACCCCCAATGGGGCGATTCAGTTCTCGCCTTTGATCCCCGGCTCCGAACGCCTGGAAGAGCAAGGGGAGGGGGCACTCGGCTCCATGGTCGTGCTGGCCCCACCCGGCACGGTGGAGCGGCGCTACACGACCGCCCTGGCCTTGCGGGCGCTCGCGCCCGGCGGGTCCCTGACAATCCTGGCGCCCAAGGACAAGGGCGGCTCGCGGATCGCCAAGGAGCTCAAGGCGTTCGGCTGCGACGTCGCCGAGACCTCCCGCCGTCATCACCGCATCTGCGCCTGTCCGCGACCGGCCCTTCTCACCGGGATCCAGGAAGCCCTGGCCGAGGGCGGGCCTCGCCTGGACGAAGGCTTGGGGCTCTGGACCTGGCCCGGCGTATTCAGCTGGAACCGGCTCGATCCCGGCAGCGCCCTCCTGGAGCAGAGCCTGACCGCCTTGAGCGGGCGCGGGGCGGATTTCGGCTGCGGCATCGGCATCCTCGCCCGCGCGATCCTGGCCTTCCCCAAGGTCGAACATCTCGCCATGATCGATATCGACCGTCGAGCCGTGGACATGGCGGCGCGCAACATCGGCGACCCGCGTGCGGAGCTGCGCTGGGCCGATATCCGCAGCGGCACCGGAATGAAGGGCCTCGATTTCGCCGTGATGAATCCGCCTTTCCACGATGGCGGTGCCGAGGACCAGAGCCTGGGCCAAGCCTTCATCCGCCGGGCCGCGGAGGCCCTTCGGCCGGGCGGCGTCCTCTGGCTCGTCGCCAACCGCCATCTGCCCTATGAGGCCGTGCTGAGAAGCCTGTTCAAGCGGGTGACGCCGAAGGTCGAGGCGAACGGCTACAAGATCTATGAGGCCGTCAAATGA
- a CDS encoding pseudouridine synthase: MSKVPTLRLDRLLANMGYGSRREVQSLVNAGLVMLDGAEVEDADRRIAVTRDLSERMRIQGKPLDPPPGLALMLHKPLGVTCSHKEAGPLVYGLLPDRWRRRDPAISTIGRLDKDTSGLLLMTDDGNLLHRVISPRANISKRYRVELDRPLRGDEAEIFASGTLMLESEDKPLMPALMEVISETGAYLTLAEGRYHQVRRMFAAVGNHVAALHRDRIGGLTLPEDLGPGQYRLLGEADLALLLSSAAGA; encoded by the coding sequence ATGAGCAAGGTCCCGACGCTGCGCCTCGATCGCCTCCTCGCCAACATGGGCTATGGCTCGCGCCGCGAGGTTCAATCCCTTGTCAATGCGGGTCTCGTCATGCTGGACGGGGCCGAGGTCGAGGATGCGGACCGGCGCATCGCCGTGACGCGCGACCTGTCGGAGCGGATGCGCATCCAGGGCAAGCCGCTCGATCCGCCGCCAGGCCTCGCCCTGATGCTGCACAAGCCGCTGGGCGTCACCTGCTCGCACAAGGAAGCCGGTCCTCTGGTCTATGGCCTGCTTCCGGACCGGTGGCGCCGTCGCGACCCGGCGATCTCGACCATCGGACGGCTCGACAAGGACACGTCGGGGCTGCTGCTCATGACCGACGACGGAAACCTGCTGCACCGGGTCATCTCACCCCGGGCCAACATCTCCAAACGCTACAGGGTCGAACTCGATCGTCCCTTGCGTGGGGACGAGGCGGAGATTTTCGCGTCCGGGACGCTGATGCTCGAGAGCGAGGACAAGCCGCTGATGCCGGCTCTGATGGAGGTGATCTCCGAGACCGGCGCCTACCTGACCCTGGCGGAAGGCCGCTATCATCAGGTCAGGCGCATGTTCGCGGCTGTCGGCAACCATGTCGCGGCCCTGCACCGCGACCGGATCGGCGGTCTGACTCTGCCGGAGGATCTCGGGCCCGGACAATACCGCCTGCTCGGCGAGGCCGATCTCGCCCTCCTTCTGTCGTCCGCAGCGGGAGCGTGA
- a CDS encoding nuclear transport factor 2 family protein yields MAAQDDPVSILRETYARWVDTKGSDCECWMDIIADDVSLGSLAEGSPEVPFTMRRSSKSGVRAYLEDLMRDWEMISHSMNEFIAQGDRVAVVGRAVWRHKGTGKVADTRKVDIWRFHNGKAVDFEEFYDTAGLIAAATP; encoded by the coding sequence ATGGCAGCCCAGGATGATCCCGTTTCCATACTCCGCGAGACCTATGCCCGGTGGGTCGACACCAAAGGCAGCGATTGCGAATGCTGGATGGACATCATTGCGGACGATGTCTCCCTCGGCTCGCTGGCCGAAGGCTCGCCGGAAGTTCCCTTCACCATGCGCCGGAGCAGCAAGTCCGGCGTGCGCGCCTATCTCGAAGACCTCATGCGCGACTGGGAGATGATCTCCCACAGCATGAACGAGTTCATCGCCCAGGGCGACCGGGTGGCCGTGGTCGGGCGGGCCGTCTGGCGCCACAAGGGGACGGGCAAGGTGGCGGACACCCGGAAGGTCGACATCTGGCGCTTCCATAACGGCAAGGCGGTGGATTTCGAGGAGTTCTACGACACCGCCGGACTGATCGCAGCCGCGACGCCATAG
- a CDS encoding TerC family protein has product MEDLFPQILKLLGIIWINIILSGDNAVVIALACRGLPEDKRRIGMVLGAGVAVGLRIIFTIVVAALLTTPFLKIAGGLLLLWIAVKLLQGDDEEGGVKETDRLWHAVWTVVVADAVMSLDNVLAIAAVAQDSTVLLAVGLAISIPLIVAGAALIMALLDRFPLLVWAGAALLGWVAGEMLISDPWLIGQLGQDISHKAEIPIAIVGAILVLAIGYVSRQRAATDEA; this is encoded by the coding sequence ATGGAAGACCTTTTTCCCCAAATCCTCAAACTCCTCGGCATCATCTGGATCAACATCATCCTGTCCGGAGACAATGCCGTCGTCATTGCGCTGGCCTGCCGCGGCCTGCCGGAAGACAAACGCCGTATCGGCATGGTGCTCGGCGCCGGTGTGGCGGTGGGCCTGCGCATCATCTTCACCATCGTCGTCGCGGCGCTCCTGACGACACCCTTCCTGAAGATCGCCGGCGGGCTTCTCCTGCTCTGGATCGCCGTGAAGCTTCTCCAAGGCGACGACGAGGAGGGCGGCGTGAAGGAAACCGACCGCCTCTGGCATGCGGTCTGGACCGTCGTGGTCGCCGATGCCGTCATGAGCCTCGACAACGTCCTGGCCATTGCAGCGGTGGCGCAGGATTCCACCGTTCTGCTCGCCGTCGGCCTTGCCATTTCCATCCCCCTCATTGTGGCCGGCGCCGCCCTCATCATGGCGCTCCTGGACCGCTTTCCCCTGCTCGTCTGGGCCGGAGCGGCCCTTCTGGGCTGGGTGGCCGGGGAGATGCTGATTTCCGACCCTTGGCTGATTGGGCAGCTCGGCCAGGACATCAGCCACAAGGCCGAAATCCCCATTGCCATCGTCGGAGCCATCCTGGTGCTCGCCATCGGCTACGTCTCCCGGCAGCGGGCGGCAACCGACGAGGCCTAG
- a CDS encoding YqaE/Pmp3 family membrane protein yields the protein MANLLRILLAILLPPVGVFFTVGLGGQFWLNILLTILGYIPGIVHAVWIIARRAR from the coding sequence ATGGCAAACCTTCTTCGCATCCTTCTCGCCATCCTGCTCCCGCCGGTCGGCGTCTTCTTCACCGTCGGTCTGGGCGGGCAGTTCTGGCTCAACATCCTCCTGACGATCCTGGGCTATATCCCAGGCATCGTTCATGCGGTCTGGATCATCGCGCGGCGGGCGCGTTGA
- a CDS encoding host attachment protein, with amino-acid sequence MNKALKLPHDGLVLVSDGRKALFLKNKGDELYPNLQVERVLEAPDNLPTHLQGTDKQGRTWMNGQRSAVEQVDWHDLAERKFAGEVAEEVNVACSGGKVKHIIVAAPPRTLAELRTHFSDAVKQRILAEVNKDLTKHPVYEIEQHLVASA; translated from the coding sequence GTGAACAAAGCTCTCAAGCTTCCGCATGACGGATTGGTTCTCGTCAGCGATGGCAGGAAGGCCCTTTTCCTGAAGAACAAGGGTGACGAACTTTATCCGAACCTCCAAGTAGAACGCGTCCTGGAGGCCCCGGACAACCTGCCGACCCATCTGCAAGGCACGGACAAGCAAGGCCGGACCTGGATGAACGGTCAGCGAAGCGCGGTCGAGCAGGTCGATTGGCACGATCTTGCCGAACGCAAGTTCGCCGGGGAGGTGGCCGAAGAGGTCAACGTGGCCTGCTCCGGCGGCAAGGTGAAGCACATCATCGTGGCTGCGCCTCCGCGCACCCTTGCCGAGCTGCGCACCCATTTCTCCGATGCCGTGAAGCAGCGGATCCTGGCCGAGGTGAACAAGGATCTGACGAAGCATCCGGTCTACGAGATCGAGCAGCACCTGGTGGCGAGCGCCTGA
- the iolB gene encoding 5-deoxy-glucuronate isomerase, with amino-acid sequence MSKLLIKPSKPDSTGRIHAITPDTAGWTYVGFEVYRLKSGQSLKQQTENREACIVLLSGKARVAASGQDFGVIGSRNSPFEPDPWSLYAPARSEWSLEAQTDCEIAVCTAPAEGKLPARVIRPDQVGQETRGQGTNTRHVRNILPETEAAESLLVVEVITPSGHWSSYPPHKHDRDMLPNESLLEETYYHRLNPPSGFALQRVYTDDRSLDETLAASDGDVVLVPKGYHPVGAPHGYELYYLNVMAGPKRIWKFHNDPDHEWMLAKA; translated from the coding sequence ATGTCGAAGCTTCTCATCAAACCGTCGAAGCCGGATTCGACCGGGCGGATCCACGCCATCACGCCGGACACCGCCGGCTGGACCTATGTGGGTTTCGAGGTCTACCGGCTCAAAAGCGGGCAGTCCCTGAAGCAGCAGACGGAAAACCGGGAGGCCTGCATCGTGCTGCTCTCCGGCAAGGCGCGCGTGGCGGCCTCGGGCCAGGATTTCGGCGTGATCGGCAGCCGCAACTCGCCATTCGAGCCGGATCCGTGGTCGCTCTACGCGCCAGCCCGCTCCGAATGGTCCCTGGAGGCGCAGACCGATTGTGAGATCGCTGTCTGCACCGCTCCGGCCGAAGGCAAGCTTCCGGCGCGCGTGATCCGGCCCGACCAGGTCGGTCAGGAAACCCGCGGCCAGGGCACCAACACGCGCCATGTGCGCAACATCCTGCCGGAAACGGAAGCGGCGGAAAGCCTGCTCGTGGTCGAGGTCATCACGCCGTCCGGCCATTGGTCGAGCTATCCGCCGCACAAGCACGACCGGGACATGCTGCCGAACGAGTCCCTCCTGGAGGAGACCTACTACCACCGGCTCAATCCGCCCTCAGGCTTCGCGCTCCAGCGGGTCTATACGGACGACCGCTCCCTCGACGAGACGCTGGCCGCGAGCGACGGCGACGTGGTGCTTGTGCCGAAGGGATACCACCCCGTCGGCGCGCCCCACGGCTACGAGCTCTATTACCTGAACGTGATGGCCGGTCCGAAGCGGATCTGGAAGTTCCACAACGATCCGGATCACGAGTGGATGCTCGCAAAAGCTTGA
- the iolE gene encoding myo-inosose-2 dehydratase, translating into MTIRIGANPIGWSNDDMLELGGETPLEVCLAEAKEAGFEGMELGNKFPREPEALKQALAPFGLACVSGWYSAELLKRDADAEMKALRPHLDLLKAMGSNVLVFAETSNAIHGDRSKPLSQRPVMKEGDWAEFGRRITQVAERTLQEGVRVVYHHHMGTIVESEADIDAFMRSTGEAVHLLLDTGHATWGGADPAALARRYRSRISHVHTKDVRKSVMEKSRVENWSFLDSVLEGVYTVPGDGMVDFVSVFKELPGYSGWVVIEAEQDPKKAHPLTYAKMGYANLTRYLKEAGLR; encoded by the coding sequence ATGACGATCCGCATCGGGGCCAATCCCATCGGCTGGTCCAACGACGACATGCTCGAACTCGGCGGCGAGACGCCGCTGGAGGTCTGCCTCGCCGAGGCCAAGGAGGCGGGCTTCGAGGGCATGGAGCTCGGCAACAAGTTTCCGCGCGAGCCGGAAGCGCTTAAACAAGCGCTGGCGCCCTTCGGGCTCGCCTGCGTGTCCGGCTGGTATTCCGCCGAATTGTTGAAGCGCGACGCGGATGCGGAGATGAAGGCCCTGCGGCCGCATCTCGACCTCCTGAAGGCCATGGGCTCGAACGTTCTCGTCTTCGCCGAGACGTCGAACGCCATTCACGGCGACCGCTCCAAGCCCCTGTCCCAACGCCCGGTGATGAAGGAGGGCGACTGGGCCGAGTTCGGCCGCCGCATCACACAGGTGGCTGAGCGGACGCTCCAGGAGGGCGTGCGCGTGGTGTATCATCACCACATGGGCACCATCGTGGAATCGGAAGCCGATATCGACGCGTTCATGCGCTCCACGGGTGAAGCCGTTCATCTCCTGCTCGATACCGGCCACGCCACCTGGGGCGGCGCCGATCCTGCCGCGCTCGCCCGCCGCTATCGCAGCCGCATCAGCCACGTGCACACGAAGGACGTGCGTAAAAGCGTGATGGAGAAGTCCCGCGTGGAGAACTGGAGCTTCCTCGATTCCGTCCTCGAGGGCGTCTACACGGTGCCGGGCGACGGTATGGTGGATTTCGTCTCCGTGTTCAAGGAACTGCCGGGCTACAGCGGCTGGGTGGTGATCGAGGCGGAGCAGGACCCGAAGAAGGCTCATCCGCTCACCTATGCCAAGATGGGCTATGCCAATCTCACCCGGTACCTCAAGGAAGCCGGCCTGCGTTAA
- the iolD gene encoding 3D-(3,5/4)-trihydroxycyclohexane-1,2-dione acylhydrolase (decyclizing) codes for MSTIRLTMAQAVARFLTAQKTEIDGKVLPLFGGVWAIFGHGNVAGMGEALHGVRDQLPTYRAHNEQGMAHAAIAFAKASRRRRMMACTTSIGPGATNMVTAAAVAHVNRLPVLLLPGDVFANRRPDPVLQQIESFSDGTVSANDCFRPVSRYFDRIARPEQIIPALQRAMTVLTDPAECGPVTLALCQDTQAEAYDYPESFFAEKIWRPRRIRPDETELAAAADLIRKAKKPFIVAGGGVLYSEAEKALADFAEKHGLSVGETQAGKSSLPHDHVACLGAVGVTGTGAANAFAEEADVVIAVGTRLQDFTTGSWALFKNPNRRIVGLNVQTFDAAKHNAVPLVADARVGLEELSRALGNWKAPEAWTAKAQDEKARWFETAARYTDPTNAELPSDAQVIGAVQRTSSPTDVVVCAAGGLPGELHKHWKASTALGYHMEYGYSCMGYEIAGGLGVKMADPSREVIVMVGDGSYLMMNSELASSVMLGQKLTVVLLDNRGYGCINRLQRATGGESFNNLLQHTNHVTLPDIDFAAHAASLGAQSMKVKSIAELEDALRKARSAERSTVIVIDTDPLASTDAGGHWWDVAVPEVSTREQVKTARKDYETALAAQRVGD; via the coding sequence ATGAGCACGATCCGGCTGACCATGGCGCAAGCCGTCGCCCGCTTCCTGACGGCACAGAAGACGGAGATCGACGGAAAAGTCCTGCCGCTCTTCGGCGGCGTGTGGGCTATCTTCGGCCATGGCAACGTGGCCGGCATGGGCGAGGCCCTGCACGGCGTACGGGACCAGCTTCCGACCTACCGCGCCCATAACGAGCAGGGCATGGCCCATGCGGCCATCGCCTTCGCCAAGGCCTCGCGCCGCCGGCGCATGATGGCCTGCACCACCTCGATCGGTCCCGGCGCCACCAACATGGTGACGGCGGCGGCCGTGGCGCATGTGAACCGCCTGCCCGTGCTGCTGCTTCCCGGCGACGTGTTCGCCAACCGCAGGCCCGATCCGGTGCTGCAGCAGATCGAGAGCTTCTCCGACGGCACGGTCTCGGCGAACGACTGCTTCCGGCCCGTCTCCCGCTATTTCGACCGCATCGCGCGTCCCGAGCAGATCATCCCGGCGCTCCAGCGCGCCATGACCGTCCTCACGGATCCCGCCGAATGCGGCCCGGTGACGCTCGCACTCTGCCAGGACACGCAGGCCGAGGCCTACGATTATCCCGAGAGCTTCTTTGCGGAGAAGATCTGGCGCCCGCGCCGCATCCGGCCGGACGAGACGGAGCTCGCTGCGGCGGCAGACCTCATCCGCAAGGCGAAGAAGCCCTTCATCGTCGCAGGCGGCGGCGTACTCTACTCGGAAGCGGAAAAGGCCCTGGCCGATTTCGCCGAAAAGCACGGCCTCTCCGTCGGAGAAACGCAGGCCGGCAAATCGAGCCTGCCTCACGACCATGTGGCCTGCCTCGGCGCCGTGGGGGTCACCGGCACGGGCGCCGCCAACGCCTTCGCCGAAGAGGCCGATGTGGTGATCGCCGTAGGGACGCGCCTGCAGGATTTCACCACCGGCTCCTGGGCGCTGTTCAAGAATCCGAACCGGCGCATCGTCGGCCTCAACGTGCAGACCTTCGATGCCGCCAAGCACAATGCGGTTCCGCTCGTGGCGGATGCCCGTGTCGGCCTCGAGGAGCTGAGCCGCGCCCTCGGTAACTGGAAAGCTCCGGAGGCCTGGACGGCGAAGGCGCAGGACGAGAAGGCACGCTGGTTCGAGACCGCCGCGCGCTACACGGACCCGACCAACGCAGAGCTTCCCTCCGACGCGCAGGTGATCGGCGCGGTCCAGCGCACCTCCTCGCCCACCGACGTGGTGGTCTGCGCGGCCGGCGGCCTGCCGGGGGAGCTGCACAAGCACTGGAAGGCGAGCACGGCGCTGGGCTACCATATGGAATACGGCTATTCCTGCATGGGCTACGAGATCGCGGGCGGGCTCGGCGTGAAGATGGCCGATCCATCCCGCGAAGTGATCGTGATGGTGGGCGACGGCTCCTATCTCATGATGAACTCGGAACTCGCCAGCTCCGTGATGCTCGGCCAGAAGCTCACTGTCGTGCTCCTCGACAATCGCGGTTACGGCTGCATCAACCGCCTGCAGCGCGCCACCGGGGGCGAGAGTTTCAACAACCTGCTGCAGCACACCAATCATGTGACGTTGCCCGACATCGACTTCGCCGCCCATGCGGCCAGCCTCGGCGCGCAATCCATGAAGGTGAAGAGCATCGCGGAACTCGAAGATGCGCTGCGGAAGGCACGCAGCGCCGAGCGCAGCACCGTCATCGTCATCGACACGGATCCTCTCGCGTCGACCGATGCGGGCGGCCATTGGTGGGACGTGGCGGTGCCGGAAGTCTCGACACGCGAGCAGGTGAAGACGGCCCGCAAGGATTACGAGACGGCCCTCGCGGCGCAGCGCGTGGGCGATTGA